The genome window CAGGAGTTTCTGAAGTGAGTACCAAAGGCACCAAATCCCATGACAGTCAACAAACCGCCAAGGACAGGACCATTAAAATCCCCCCCTACGGCTAAAACAAGGACCGAACCTGCCAGCCCGAGGAGTCCTGCATTCAAAAAGGCTCCACCGGGACTCTCCAAGTCGGTAAAATCAGAAGGAAGCCGTCCGGACTGCTTCTGTATGGATAGGAAAGCCCGGAAAGCCTTTCCTTTTTCCCTGACTAGAGCCATCCCAATGAGGAGTATGGACAAGCCCGGGATGAGAAGTTTCAAGAACAGAATATCTGTAGTATACCAGACGAGAGCTGGTTCAAAGGGAAGACCTGCCGCCTTAAGTATAGAAGCGGCAAAGAGGCTCAGAAACCCGCAAGTCAGCCCCATATTGTACAGGCTGTATCCCTGATGCAGGTGCAGCATGGCAACCGCAAGGGACGGTAGAATAAACCCGGCGACAGTTCCCCCTAAAAATCCAAGGAAGACTCCCTGCCAGAGATCCAAACCGGTTTCCAGAAACAAGACACTAACAAGGGGTCCCATAGCTGTGCCGAACAGGGCGATGATTATATAATCCCGCAGTTTTTTGCCCACTAAACGGGCCGAAAGAGTGACCCCTAAAATGATAGGCAGAATGTTCAGGGGTGTTTTTCCAAAAAGACCAAATCCCATCATGGTCAATATGGCGGCAAAGGTCGTTCCTGAAAAAGAAATTCCCGTAGCATAAACGAGAATAACACCAATAAGACCGACGGCAGCGGCATTTAAAAGAGTGCCCCCTATGCCGGCAACGGCAAAGAAGTCATTAATCAGTCTCCCGGGATGAAGTTGAAGATTCAAGAAAGCCTGGAGAGATTCAATCACACCGTCATTGAAAAATGCGGCCATAATGAAAAGAAAAATCATTAAAAATAGATATAGAGATATAATATTCGATGAAGTTTTCAGAACCCGCTCCCCTTTTATTACAAATAGTATCTTATTCTAGATTTCTGAACACATCTGTCAACATGATACAGCAAAGATCCTCGACTAAAGGAATGGTAAAAGGATGCACATCAGTATATAATATTCTCCAACATCCTGAATTGAGGGAAGAGAGGTGCAATGCCTCCACGGTCCCGCCGCTGTAAACAGGGAAAATTCTGCCATTCAAGGACCTCGAAGGAGGGAATAGCCACTGGGTCGCCCGGGAAGGCTTGGTAGAATTTTATGATCTGTGAGTCAGAAAACCTGAATCAGATGATTTCAATCCACCCATTGGCGGCCAACAGCCGCTGATGATGTAACGAGGAGATTACATATGGATAGGAAAAGAAAGCCCCTGATATTGCTAATGCTTTCTCTCTGCCTGAACCTTTTTTCAACAGGACAGATGGATTCCCCATCGGAAATCAGCAGGCTCCCGAATGAAATAGAACCCTTCAGTTTCACAGATAGCCGCGGCGTGAGCCGGGTGTTCCAGGAATATCCCCGGAAAGTGGTCTCCCTGGGTCCTAATATGACAGAAACAATCTTTGCCCTGGATAGGGGGGATCTCTTAATTGGTCGAACCGATTTTTGTGATTTTCCAGAAGAGGTCAGCCTTATACCCAGTGTGGGGAACTTGATAGAACCCAACATGGAAACAATCGTGAATCTGGATCCCGACCTGATCATAGCTTCCACACATGTCTCATTGGAAGTGCTGGAGAAACTGGAGTCCTTTGGCATCCCTACGGTGATGATTTACGGGGAAGAAAACTTTGACGGCATGAAGAGTGTCATCTCGGGCTGTGCCACTTTGCTGAATGCCGAAGAGGAAGGAACTGCCCTACTCCAGGATATAAGCACCCGCCTTGAGGCTGTCGGCCAGAGAGTGAGCCAAATGCGGTACCATCCCAGCTGTTATTACGCTCTGGGATTCGGAGACGGAGGAGACTGGACGGCCGGTGGAAGTACCTTCATCAACGAGCTGCTGAGCCTTGCCGGTGGAAAGAATATCGCTGCAGATCAATCTGGATGGTCCTATTCAAAAGAGCTTTTAGTCTCCAAGCAGCCGGAAATCATCATTTTGAACAGAGGTTTAAAGAAGGAATTTCTTTCACTTCCAGTCTATGACGGCCTCAAGGCTTCCCTCAATGATAGAGTCTTTGAGATTGATGAAAATATCCTGGTTCGCCAGGGACCACGGCAAATCACAGCATTGGAAGAACTCACCCTCATCATGGAATCCGCCCTTGATCAACCCTGACAGAGCCACCTCTCGTATCCCGGGGCTGATCCTCCTGAGTCTCCTCTTCCTCTCCATCCCCCTGGCGTCTTCCATAGGAGCAGTGCCTCTTCCTTTTAAGGGGATTCTCAGCTTCCTGTTTACCCGGAGCCATAGCGGACTCAGCGAAGCACAGCAGATTATCCTTCTCCAAATCCGGTTACCCCGAGTAGTCCTGGCGGGCCTCTCCGGTGCGGGACTCTCCCTGTCGGGACTCGTGTTTCAGGCCATCTTCAGAAATCCCATGGCCGAGCCCTACCTGCTCGGTGTTGCCTCAGGAGCTTCCCTGGGAGCCGCCCTGTTTATGATGTTGAATGTCCCCCTGGCCTTTTTATCCGCCCTGGGACTGACGGCCTCAGCCTTTGCTGGGAGCTTGCTTTCGGTCTTCCTGATCCTGATGCTGGGAGCACGCAACCGGAACAACATGAGCTCCCTTCTCCTGGCGGGAATTGCCTTCAGCGCCATTGCCCAGGCGGGCGTTTCGGTTTTAATGATGATCAACAGAGAAAAAATAGAAAGGATCGTATTCTGGACCCTGGGCAGTTTTTCTGCGGCCACACAGGGAAAGAGCCTGATCCTCTTGATACTGCTGATACCATCTGTTCTGTTCATCCTCAGCCGCCATAGAGAGCTGGACCTATTGAGCCTCGGCCATGAAGAGGCCCATTCACTTGGAATCAACCCCGAAAGAGTCTCTTTTGTACTCCTATTGGTGAGCTGCCTTATAACCGCCACCGTGGTTTCTGTGTGTGGAATCATCGGTTTTGCCGGCCTTTTGATCCCCCACCTGATGCGCCTTATCTCGGGACCCGATCATAGGCGCCTCACAGGCCTGTCTCTCATGGGAGGAGCTCTGCTGATGATTCTCTCAGATCTCCTGGCCAGGACAGTCATTGCCCCCACGGAGATTCCTGTGGGCGTTCTTACGGCCCTCATGGGTGGTCCCTTTTTCCTTTATCTCCTGCGTATGAACATCAGAAAAGGACAATCCCAGTGAACCCAGCAGTCATGGTCGAGGATATGAACTTTTCCTATGGGAAAGATTTTCACCTGAACCTTCCTCATATTCAAATATACCCCGGAATGCTGACGGTCATATTGGGGCCGAACGGTTCGGGGAAAACCACGTTCTTCTCTCTTTTAAGGGGAAGGCTCAAACCGGATAATGGAAAAATCACCGTCTTTGGAAAAAATCTATCCGTTTTAAAAGACAGGGAAAGAGCCGCCTTGATCGGACTGGTTCCCCAGAGAACAGAAACGGCTTTTGCCTATACAGTGCAACAGATGGTTGCCATGGGATACTACCGGAAGACCAAGTCATTATGGCATGATACGGTTGATCATAAGGCTCTGGCACTCCTGATGGATCGACTCGATCTGAAATCGCTGGCTGACCGCGAAGTAAACAGCCTCAGCGGAGGAGAGTACCAAAGAGTACTGCTGGCCCGTGTCCTTGCACAGGACCCGAAGGTTCTCCTCCTGGACGAACCGGCCAACCATTTGGACCTCCACCATCAGGATGATCTCCTTTGCCTCCTCAAGGAGGAAGCGAAGAGGGGGAAAACAGTGATTGCCATCCTGCATGACATCAATCAGGCCCTACTGTACGCAGACAGGGTCATTCTACTCCATGAAGGCAACTGCGAGGACTCAGGGCTGGCCCGGGACGTCGTAACTCCGGAAAACATAAACAAAGTCTACAAAATAAACCTAGACTATTATCACCACCATCAGGAGGATACAGCTCTGTTAGGACCAATCAAATCATGAAGCAATGCGGAACGATCCCCCTGAAGGGACTAGATATTTCATACAATTGTGAAGAAGATCATGCCCGTCTTGATTTTTCCTCACCTGTCGAATCCCTGTCATCGGCCCTGTACCGGGGAGGCAGACAGACCATCTCCCATGTTCTGAACATGCAGGTTACTCATAATGTTTCCGATGAATATAAGGGGTACGAATCTCCTCAGCTTACCCTTGAAAATAAAGCCAGGTCTCTGAATATGGGAAAAGATTTTGCCGGAATGATGACCTCCGCATCCATGAAGAGTTTTCGCTTTTACAGTGAAACCGAGGGAGATGTGGGTGTTTTCTGCTGCCTGACAGCCGGATTGACCAATTCACGCGCTCCAGGAGATAAGGCCGACTTCAGAGAACTGGAAGCTCATAGAGCCGGTAAGGGCACCATCAATATCATAGCAGGAACAAATGTCCGCTTGTCCGAGGCCGCTCTTTGTGAAGCCCTTATGGTCGTCACCGAAGCCCGCAGCTGGGCTGTGATGAATAATGACGTAAAAAGCCGGGTATCCGGAATCCCCGCCTCTGGAACGGGTACGGATTCTCATCTCGTCTTCTCAGGAAACGGCCCGGAAATCCACTTTTGCGGCAAACACACCCTGTTGGGAGAGATGCTCGCCAGAGCCGTCATTACTCCCTTACAGGAGGTGATTAGACTCATTCAAGAGATGGAAAGGTTGAAAATCATCTGATTCTTATCAAGAGTCGATGTGAATTTCTGAAAAAAGCCCCCTTCCTTAACATCAGCTGACAAGTCAGGCTATACTGCAAACCATGAAATACTCCTACATCACCGACTTTGGTCATTTTACACTCAAATTTGAAACCCAGGATAAATCATTAAAGCCCTTTGATGCCGCCGATGAATATCTACTGTCACTCCTGGCAGATACAAAATATGCACATCAGAAACTTCTGCTTGTCAATGACCGCTGCGCAGCTCTATCAGTACCTCTGGCGGAACAACTGATTGGTCATGTCAACGATTCTCTCCATGAACTGGAAGAAACAGCAGAAAACATGCATGAGAACGGAAAGCCGCCGTGTCCTTCTCAATCAATCCTGAAACCCATACCGGATGCCCCGGACTGCATCGTTATGAAAATACCCAAATCATTGGACCACTTCCGGTTTCAGTTGCAGAAAATCAGAGCGGGAATCCAAAAAGAGACAGAGATTCTTGCCGCCGGCATGAGCCGTTATCTTCCGGCGAGTTATTTTGAATGCTTTCAGGCAGAAACTCAGGATGCGACCTATTCCAGAATTGAGAAAAAAGCCAGATATTACAAGGGAGTTCTGAAACCCCAAACAGAAATGTCTGTACAATCCTCATCCTATGTTTGGGAGGGTCGCAGATACATCAGTCTGCCAGGGGTTTTTTCCCACCGGGGGGTAGATCCAGGAAGCGGATTCCTATTAAAAAACATGCCCGATCTTCCTGTCCCGAAGGTGATCATAGACCCCGGCTGCGGGAATGGCATTCTGGGACTGGAAGCATTGAATATTTGGCCCGAAGCCCGGCTGACTGCGACCGATGAGAATGCTCTAGCTGTGGCCAGCACCCTCCAAAATAGTGAACGTGCAGGAGTGGCGGAACGCTGTACTGTATTGCAAACCCGGATTCTCAGAGGAATAGCGCAGGAATCTGCAGATCTGATCCTGTGCAATCCTCCCTTTCACCGGGGACACACTGTCTCATTGGAAACAGGATTCGCTTTCATACGAGAATCCTCGGCGGTCCTGCGAGAAGGAGGATATATGGCTCTGGTTGTAAACAAAACCCTGGGATATGGAAATATTTTGAAAGAGAATTTTCAGAAGGTGAACATCCTCAAACAAAACAGCAAGTACCGTCTGATCCTCTGCCGTAAATAGAGCAGTTCATCTACACCGCCCCTCAATGCTCTCCTGTCATAGTCGCCGGATCAAGGAGTCTGTCAATATCCTCTTTTTTCAAAAGCCCGGATTCATACAGAACTTCACGGACTGGACGTTTCTCCTTATAGGCCTTGTATGCCAGCTCAGCTGCCTTATCGTATCCTATTGTCAAGGCAACAGGAGTCACCATGGCAAGAGATCCTTCTATGGCCTG of Oceanispirochaeta crateris contains these proteins:
- a CDS encoding ABC transporter ATP-binding protein, which codes for MNPAVMVEDMNFSYGKDFHLNLPHIQIYPGMLTVILGPNGSGKTTFFSLLRGRLKPDNGKITVFGKNLSVLKDRERAALIGLVPQRTETAFAYTVQQMVAMGYYRKTKSLWHDTVDHKALALLMDRLDLKSLADREVNSLSGGEYQRVLLARVLAQDPKVLLLDEPANHLDLHHQDDLLCLLKEEAKRGKTVIAILHDINQALLYADRVILLHEGNCEDSGLARDVVTPENINKVYKINLDYYHHHQEDTALLGPIKS
- a CDS encoding ABC transporter substrate-binding protein, which gives rise to MDRKRKPLILLMLSLCLNLFSTGQMDSPSEISRLPNEIEPFSFTDSRGVSRVFQEYPRKVVSLGPNMTETIFALDRGDLLIGRTDFCDFPEEVSLIPSVGNLIEPNMETIVNLDPDLIIASTHVSLEVLEKLESFGIPTVMIYGEENFDGMKSVISGCATLLNAEEEGTALLQDISTRLEAVGQRVSQMRYHPSCYYALGFGDGGDWTAGGSTFINELLSLAGGKNIAADQSGWSYSKELLVSKQPEIIILNRGLKKEFLSLPVYDGLKASLNDRVFEIDENILVRQGPRQITALEELTLIMESALDQP
- a CDS encoding class I SAM-dependent methyltransferase, whose product is MKYSYITDFGHFTLKFETQDKSLKPFDAADEYLLSLLADTKYAHQKLLLVNDRCAALSVPLAEQLIGHVNDSLHELEETAENMHENGKPPCPSQSILKPIPDAPDCIVMKIPKSLDHFRFQLQKIRAGIQKETEILAAGMSRYLPASYFECFQAETQDATYSRIEKKARYYKGVLKPQTEMSVQSSSYVWEGRRYISLPGVFSHRGVDPGSGFLLKNMPDLPVPKVIIDPGCGNGILGLEALNIWPEARLTATDENALAVASTLQNSERAGVAERCTVLQTRILRGIAQESADLILCNPPFHRGHTVSLETGFAFIRESSAVLREGGYMALVVNKTLGYGNILKENFQKVNILKQNSKYRLILCRK
- a CDS encoding adenosylcobinamide amidohydrolase; translated protein: MKQCGTIPLKGLDISYNCEEDHARLDFSSPVESLSSALYRGGRQTISHVLNMQVTHNVSDEYKGYESPQLTLENKARSLNMGKDFAGMMTSASMKSFRFYSETEGDVGVFCCLTAGLTNSRAPGDKADFRELEAHRAGKGTINIIAGTNVRLSEAALCEALMVVTEARSWAVMNNDVKSRVSGIPASGTGTDSHLVFSGNGPEIHFCGKHTLLGEMLARAVITPLQEVIRLIQEMERLKII
- a CDS encoding FecCD family ABC transporter permease, coding for MINPDRATSRIPGLILLSLLFLSIPLASSIGAVPLPFKGILSFLFTRSHSGLSEAQQIILLQIRLPRVVLAGLSGAGLSLSGLVFQAIFRNPMAEPYLLGVASGASLGAALFMMLNVPLAFLSALGLTASAFAGSLLSVFLILMLGARNRNNMSSLLLAGIAFSAIAQAGVSVLMMINREKIERIVFWTLGSFSAATQGKSLILLILLIPSVLFILSRHRELDLLSLGHEEAHSLGINPERVSFVLLLVSCLITATVVSVCGIIGFAGLLIPHLMRLISGPDHRRLTGLSLMGGALLMILSDLLARTVIAPTEIPVGVLTALMGGPFFLYLLRMNIRKGQSQ
- a CDS encoding DUF1576 domain-containing protein, producing MAAFFNDGVIESLQAFLNLQLHPGRLINDFFAVAGIGGTLLNAAAVGLIGVILVYATGISFSGTTFAAILTMMGFGLFGKTPLNILPIILGVTLSARLVGKKLRDYIIIALFGTAMGPLVSVLFLETGLDLWQGVFLGFLGGTVAGFILPSLAVAMLHLHQGYSLYNMGLTCGFLSLFAASILKAAGLPFEPALVWYTTDILFLKLLIPGLSILLIGMALVREKGKAFRAFLSIQKQSGRLPSDFTDLESPGGAFLNAGLLGLAGSVLVLAVGGDFNGPVLGGLLTVMGFGAFGTHFRNSWSVVAGVALSCFVFSRPLSDPGPVLALLFSTTLAPLAGQFGYFTGLLAGFIHFVMVSQTGTWQGGMNLYNNGFAGGLTAAATVAVIQWYRNNKVEK